A DNA window from Ipomoea triloba cultivar NCNSP0323 chromosome 10, ASM357664v1 contains the following coding sequences:
- the LOC116033216 gene encoding ATPase WRNIP1-like, translating into MTNQNEKPPTNHKQQQHIDRKRKNVNNNDNAKSIRINPKHEDMLDLCLWSPNHSANPSSFSSPPTTPTPSQWQLSLSPLSSQPSAHPPPQQPNPNPSPPSSPQERAGEGDGEGSIDNDNDNDDNNNNKDAVDNDNDNNDAIDNNSETIVPPYEWATDRPAIVHTLDHLLSNRIEKIKGEVKCKRCECEYEMELDLRDNFSQLEEFIWENKDEMYERAPEVWTNPTLPRCRYCHQDNSAKPVISRSQKAINWLFLLLGQLLGCCTLVQLRYFCKHTKNHRTGAKDRLLYLAYLTLCKQLRPTAPFHR; encoded by the coding sequence ATGACTAACCAAAACGAAAAGCCGCCCACCAACCACAAGCAGCAGCAGCACATTGACAGAAAGAGGAAGAATGTAAACAACAATGACAATGCCAAATCCATTCGGATCAATCCTAAACACGAAGATATGCTTGATCTTTGCTTGTGGTCTCCAAACCACTCTGCAAATCCATCCTCATTCTCGTCTCCACCCACCACTCCAACCCCATCTCAATGGCAGCTAAGTTTGTCTCCACTATCCTCGCAGCCAAGTGCCCACCCACCGCCGCAGCAGCCAAATCCAAACCCTTCACCACCCTCCTCCCCGCAGGAGAGGGCGGGGGAGGGGGATGGAGAAGGTAGTATTGACAATGACAATGACAAcgacgacaacaacaacaacaaggatGCTGTTGACAATGACAACGACAACAACGATGCTATTGACAACAATAGCGAAACTATCGTGCCACCTTATGAATGGGCGACCGATAGGCCTGCCATAGTGCATACTCTAGACCATCTGTTATCGAACCGGATTGAGAAGATCAAGGGAGAAGTGAAGTGCAAGAGGTGCGAGTGCGAATACGAAATGGAGCTGGATTTGAGAGACAATTTCTCACAATTGGAGGAGTTCATATGGGAAAACAAAGACGAAATGTACGAGCGCGCGCCCGAAGTTTGGACCAACCCGACGCTCCCCAGGTGCCGCTACTGCCACCAAGACAACAGCGCAAAACCCGTGATAAGTCGCAGCCAGAAAGCCATAAATTGGCTCTTCTTGCTACTGGGCCAGCTGCTGGGGTGTTGCACCCTGGTTCAACTCAGGTATTTCTGCAAACACACAAAGAATCACAGGACCGG